A single Ptiloglossa arizonensis isolate GNS036 chromosome 2, iyPtiAriz1_principal, whole genome shotgun sequence DNA region contains:
- the Kyat gene encoding kynurenine aminotransferase, which produces MFSKTRVLGTIFKAPVSLFTQKNISSSAVMFKFELPDHLKNNDESVWVEYMQLALKYKPLNLGQGFPDFHAPENVIKALVAATSSDNPLLNQYTRGFGHPRLVNIIAKLYSKLLNRNLDPNNEVLVTVGAFEALYTTLQGHTNPGDEWIIIEPFFDCYVPMIKTVRGVPRFIALKPKNTKGPLSSADWVFDKQELESLFNEKTKGIIINTPHNPVGKVFTLDELQFIANLAKKWNTLVVSDEVYEWIIYEPYKHIRIATLPDMYERTITIGSAGKTFSVTGWKIGWAYGPANLLRNLQVVHQNSIYTCSTPIQEAVAIAFEQELERFGQPDCYFVSLAKELRPKRDYMAKFLTDVGMSPTIPEGGYFMVANWTALKDKVKLEEETDQYQDYRFTKWMTKNVGVQGIPPSAFYTPEHKHLGEDNVRYCFIKKDENLKKVAEILAKWKSK; this is translated from the exons ATGTTTAGTAAAACTCGTGTGcttggaacaatttttaaagCACCAGTGTCATTATTTACACAAAAAAATATAAGTTCCTCTGCTGTGATGTTCAAATTTGAGCTACCAGatcatttgaaaaataatgatGAATCAGTATG ggTCGAATATATGCAACTTGCTTTAAAATATAAACCATTGAACTTGGGACAAGGATTTCCAGATTTTCATGCTCCTGAGAATGTAATAAAGGCTTTAGTTGCTGCAACTAGTAGTGATAATCCTCTTTTAAACCAATATACTAGAGGATTT ggTCATCCACGTTTAGTAAATATTATTGCTAAATTATATTCTAAGCTTTTGAATCGTAATTTAGATCCAAATAATGAAGTTCTTGTTACTGTTGGTGCATTTGAAGCATTATATACTACATTACAAGGTCATACCAATCCTGGCGACGAATGGATAATTATTGAACCCTTTTTTGACTGTTATGTACCTATGATTAAAACTGTTCGAGGAGTTCCTAGATTTATTGCTTTAAAACCA aaaaatacaaaaggaCCTCTGAGCTCAGCAGATTGGGTATTTGATAAACAAGAACTAGAAAGTCTGTTCAATGAGAAAACTAaaggaataattattaatactcCACATAACCCTGTAGGAAAAGTTTTTACTCTAGATGAATTACAGTTTATTGCTAATTTAGCTAAAAAATGGAATactcttgttgtatctgatgaAGTTTACGAATGGATCATTTACGAACCATACAAACATATTAGGATTG CAACATTACCCGATATGTATGAACGTACAATTACTATTGGATCTGCTGGCAAAACATTCAGTGTCACTGGTTGGAAAATAGGCTGGGCGTATGGTCCAGCAAATTTACTGCGCAATTTACAAGTTGTTCATCAAAATTCTATATATACATGCTCAACACCAATTCAA GAAGCGGTAGCTATTGCGTTTGAACAAGAGTTAGAAAGATTTGGTCAACCAGATTGCTACTTTGTAAGCTTAGCTAAGGAATTAAGACCGAAACGAGATTATATGGCCAAATTTCTTACTGATGTAGGAATGTCTCCAACAATCCCAGAAGGAGGATATTTTATGGTAGCTAATTGGACCGCTTTAAAGGATAAAGTTAAGTTAGAGGAAGAAACGGATCAGTATCAAGATTATCGGTTTACAAAATGGATGACGAAAAATGTTGGAGTTCAAGGAATTCCACCATCCGCATTTTATACTCCTGAACACAAACATCTAGGCGAAGATAACGTACGATACTGCTTTATAaag aaagatga